In one Rutidosis leptorrhynchoides isolate AG116_Rl617_1_P2 chromosome 8, CSIRO_AGI_Rlap_v1, whole genome shotgun sequence genomic region, the following are encoded:
- the LOC139863950 gene encoding AP2-like ethylene-responsive transcription factor AIL7, whose amino-acid sequence MYTGDTSNDEAPKLEDFLGGDSTTATQFRYTDVSPETNDSSSITHMYDGSGSVYFTDQQDLNGITGASTTGFQTLSANSGSEVDDSATHMTEFAGQAIESGNELSDVQCPMNVLSLGITARATVNGGASSGEKAIVAVEAGCQNYNKKCKKIGDTFGQRTSIYRGVTRHRWTGRYEAHLWDNSCRREGQARKGRQVYLGGYDKEDKAARAYDLAALKYWGPTATTNFPVANYASELEDMEHVTKQEFIASLRRKSSGFSRGASIYRGVTRHHQQGRWQARIGRVAGNKDLYLGTFATEEEAAEAYDIAAIKFRGVNAVTNFEMNRYDAEAISSSTLPVGGSAKRVKLTSDQKPSMISNYQLPPQDSNSNTGNIINFGVVPPVYALPYDPNSTLMYHHQSLLHLLQSGNGGAPETSSSMALVVPPQAEFFIWPNQSY is encoded by the exons ATGTACACCGGAGACACCAGCAACGATGAAGCTCCAAAGCTTGAAGACTTTCTCGGCGGAGACTCCACCACCGCCACTCAGTTCCGTTACACCGATGTGTCACCGGAAACAAATGATTCGTCATCCATAACACACATGTACGACGGAAGTGGTTCCGTTTACTTTACCGACCAACAAGATCTCAATGGTATCACCGGAGCTAGCACTACCGGGTTCCAGACGTTGTCGGCGAACTCGGGTTCGGAAGTTGATGACTCAGCAACTCATATGACTGAGTTCGCCGGGCAGGCTATTGAGTCGGGTAACGAGTTGTCTGATGTACAGTGTCCGATGAACGTTTTGTCACTAGGTATCACTGCTAGAGCCACCGTTAACGGCGGTGCTAGCTCCGGCGAAAAGGCGATTGTGGCGGTGGAGGCCGGTTGTCAGAATTATAATAAGAAATGTAAGAAGATAGGTGATACTTTTGGTCAAAGGACATCAATCTATAGAGGTGTTACAAG GCATAGGTGGACTGGTAGATATGAAGCGCATCTTTGGGATAATAGCTGTAGAAGAGAGGGTCAAGCTAGGAAAGGGCGTCAAG TCTATTTGG GTGGTTATGACAAGGAGGACAAGGCGGCACGAGCTTACGATTTGGCTGCTCTTAAATACTGGGGTCCTACAGCCACTACAAACTTTCCA GTTGCAAATTATGCATCAGAACTGGAGGACATGGAACATGTGACCAAGCAAGAATTCATTGCTTCCCTAAGAAG GAAAAGCAGCGGGTTTTCTCGTGGAGCATCGATCTACCGAGGTGTAACAAGGCATCATCAACAAGGTCGTTGGCAAGCAAGGATTGGGCGTGTTGCTGGGAATAAGGATCTTTACTTAGGGACTTTCG CGACTGAGGAGGAAGCTGCGGAGGCTTACGACATAGCAGCAATCAAATTTCGAGGTGTAAATGCAGTAACCAACTTTGAGATGAATCGGTATGATGCGGAAGCTATTTCCAGCAGTACCCTTCCTGTTGGTGGATCTGCAAAGCGTGTGAAACTTACTTCCGACCAGAAACCGTCTATGATCAGTAACTACCAATTGCCGCCACAGGACAGCAATAGCAACACCGGAAACATTATCAACTTTGGTGTTGTGCCGCCTGTTTATGCTTTACCGTATGATCCAAACTCAACGTTAATGTATCATCATCAGAGCTTACTCCACCTTCTTCAGTCGGGGAATGGCGGTGCCCCTGAAACGTCTAGCTCGATGGCTTTAGTGGTGCCCCCTCAAGCCGAGTTCTTCATTTGGCCTAACCAGTCTTATTAA